The Desulfatibacillum aliphaticivorans DSM 15576 sequence CGCATAGCCCCAAGATTGACTTTTTCCCTTTTTCAGGATATTCTCCCACCCATGGAAAAAGCAGCCCCTAAAGAATACGACGCCTATATAAAAGGTCTCATGGATATCAGCCGAGCCATCACCTCGGAGTTGTTTTTGGAAGACATCCTTAAACTCATTGTCCTGGTGACCGCCAAGGTCACGGGCGTGGACATCTGCTCCCTGTGGTTGGTGGAGGAAGGCAAGAATCCTAATAAAAAGGTTATCAGGCTGGCCGCCACCCAGGCCATGGACCCGGATTACGTGATTGACCGGACCTTGTGCATGGGCGAGGGCGTGGTGGGGCACGTGGCCCAGACCAACACCGCCCTGATTCTGGAAAAGGTCCTGGACGACCCCCGGTTCAAGGAAAAGGAAATGGCCAGAAAGCTGGAATTGGTCTCCATGGCCAGCGTGCCCATGACCATTGGCGGGGAAGAGGTCATCGGCGTCCTGAATTGCTTTACCTGCAATCCCCACAATTTCCCGGAAACCGAAATCAACCTCATCCGCACGGTGGCCAACCAGGCCTCCCTGGCCATCCACAACGCAAGGCTCATGGTCCGCACCAAGGTCATTGAACAGGAGCTCGCCACCCGCAAGGTCATCGAAAGAGCCAAAGAAATCGTCATGGCCCGCAAGGGGCTTACCGGCGACAAGGCTTTTCGATGGATCCAGAAAAAATCCATGGACAACCGCAAGACCATGAAGGAAATCGCCGAAGCCATAATTCTATCGGAAGATATGTAATTTTTTTCTTTTTTCGTCGTGTAATCAATGAATTATATCAGATTTTGGCAAGATGATTTAGTTTCGAGAACGCCCCAGGTATTGAAGAATCCTGTCAAGGTTGAAGGGATTTGGGATAAGCATTTGGGGCCTATGGTGCAATATGCAAAAGTTATAATGAATGTAGAGCCTGCAGCGAGTTTTCAGGTGGATCTTTCTTCTCTTGAGTTAAAATTAGATCATCATCAAATGGATATGCTTCGCTCAGCAATTTTTGGTTTTCTTGATGTCGTAATGTGTGCAGGTCTAAGCCCGCTAAGAAACCTTAAGCTGGAAATACTGGATGTTGAGTTTGATCCTGTCAATTCGAGCATGATTGCTTTTCGCTATGCAGGCAGGGACGCAGGGCGAAAATTGCTTGATAGTATGTAATGAGAATTTAGCGAGATATCGTCCCAATAGTCCCATCCCCTTGGTGAAAGAACGACATTCTAAAACACAAACAAAAATCCCTCACGAACTTAACCTAAAATTAATCCTTTCATACTGAATTCGTAACAAATCCACTCTATATTGCGCTCGCCTGTCATGGGCGCAACTAATAACCTTAATCGGAGTGGAATATGAGCCGTTCCATGCCTGCTCTGCCTGCCGAAGCGATCTCGCCCGCCTTTGATCATTCCAATTCATTCATCGCCAAAGACAGAGGCGCATACTGCAAGCTGCTTAACGCCGATCCCCGGCGTCCCGAGTCATTCATCCAAAATCTGCCTTTCGCCCCGGGCGACGCCACGGCCGGTACGGAAAACGAATTGCAGTCCGCCGTCAAAGGGGCGCCGGAGGACGTGGACCTGCCTTCCATTATTGCGGCTTCCAACTATTTGAAGAACATCCGCAAGCGGAGCCTTTCCGGAGAAGCGCCCGCCCAGCTTGTCACGGACCTGGAGCAGTTTCTGGCCGATAACCCAGGCAAGATCTGGGAGAACAGCTGGGTGCGCTTTCCCAAAGGCGCGTTGAACGAGACGGCCATGCGGGTTTTGAACCACGACCTGCTGGAGGACAAACGTGCGCCCCAGGGGCCCATGCGCGGGGACGCCCATAAGTTTTCGTTCAAGCGGGAGGGCCAGGAGTTTATGCGCCTGCCCATCAGTTATATATTGAAGATTTCCCTGGCCCAGGCTTTGGGGGAGATGTCTCCCAACCTGAACCTTGTGCGGGAATTGGGGCATCGGATGATGTCGCATTTTTCCAACGACAACACCTCGCCCGAAACCTTTTCCTTCTATACGGTCAAGCTGCGCAGGAAAAACCGCATGGGCCGGGGGATCGCAGGCGAGACCGCGTTGCGTTTTCTGGTCTGCCAGGCTTTGATCCAATACGCCAACCGGTCCTTTAAACTGCTTTCCCACGGCCAGGAAGCCGTGCTGTACATGGCGCCCAACCCGCCTACGCGGCAAAAAACCTTGAATGACCTGATCTCCGATGCGTTTTACCGGGATCTTTTTATGAGCCCCTGCCTTTCGGGCTGGGATCGGGGCGAGGACAAGCACAAGTACATGGCCTTGTGCCATCAGGTGCTATCCCGCAGCCAGTTGAACGCCGTTGCCAAGCTCCGGGAGGCCCATATCATCAACAACAATCTGGTGGTGCTGCCCAACACCTCCAACGTAAGCCTGGCCAATAACGGCACGCACCTGAGCCTGGGCAGCCTTAAGCTGGGCAAGCTGCTGGCCGACCCCCATTCGGGCTTCGGCGCCCATGACGAAAAATATCTGGGCGATTTGGTCATCAAATTTTGCGAGCACTTTCTCCCCCTGTTTGTGGGGACCTACAGCGCCGCGCCCTATCGTCTGGATTTTACGGATTTTCACCCGGAAAAGGCTTTGGGATACCTCCCCCACGAGTTGGACTTCACCCATTTACGCATGATCTGGCGGCGGTGGAAGAAAAAAGCCAAGCTGAAAATCCTGGGCCAGCCTTGCACGCCTTTCGGTCCCTTGTGGTTGGATCGGCCCCTGAGAAAGGTTTTCGGCCTGTGCGGGGATTTTGTCCCGGACTTCCGTTTGATCGACTATCTGGTCACCCTGAAGAGCACGGAGGAAAGCCACGCCCTGGACGGAACTCTGGGCAATGACCTGCGTTTGAAGCGGGATCTGGACGCCCTGGGAGTCTTCGACGAAAGCATGAGCCTTTACCTGTTATACAAGCAAAGGCAGTTCGCTTTCATGGGATTTTCCGGGTTTGAAGGCCGCCATTACAGTTTGTTCGAAAGCCTGTCAACGGACATGGTGCACGCGGCCAACCTGCAAACCTTGATTACGGCATACGCCTTCAAGTGCATATTGAACGGCAAAATATCCCACGAAGAACTGCCCAGCGACCCCTTTACCGAAAGCGAACGCAGGCAGATTTTTTTTGGGGCGGCCATCGGCATTCCCACCTTTTTCGTGAACAAAAAAACCAGGAACCGATTCATGCTCCGGGTGCTGCGCGACGCCAAGAAAATGCGCTTCAGCCGCCGCTATCCCGGTTACTTGCGGGTTTACAACCTGGAATACAGGCTTGCCCTCATTAGCATGATCCGGACGGAGGCCCAGGACCTGATCGAACTCATGGGCATGGAGGAAACCGTCCAGGACCTGGAGGAGCGGGTGCGTTTTCCCGAAAAGTTTTCCGCTGCGGGCAAACTGACCGAGTCCATCCTGGAAAAAGCCAACGCCAAAAAGCCCATGGAGCTTTCCGGTGGGGAGTTCGCCCAGGCCGCGGAATATTATTACCGGAACGACTTGCGTATGAAGCACATGTGCGAAGCCTGCGATTTTCTGGCTGAGGAACTGGAGCGCCTGGACGGCAAGGCCTTGTTGGGGCGAGGCCGCTACCGGGAGATGCTCAACTCCATATTGGAAGGGGAGGGGGCCTTGCAGTTTTTGTCCCGGGTGAAACTGGACATCCTGCGGGGCGATGCGCCGGCGAGCGTTTTGGAGCGTTTTTTGGCCTTATGCATGTTAGCGGTGGGCGCCCAATTGCCCGAATACGAGAGAATATTAAATGAACCTGATGAAAAAAGCCTGGAGCGGGTCTTTCCCGCACCAATACATTCAGCGTAAGACCGGCGGAATCAAGGACGAAGCCCTGGTGGGCGATCTCGCAGTGCTTGGGTTGTACAGCACGGCCCGGGAAAAGGCTGGCTGGCTTTTCAACGCACTCACCAGCGCCCGGGCGTCCCGGGTTTTGGGATTTTGCAATTACGACCTGCCCATTTTGAATCCCGGCCGCAACGTGCGCGTTTTGGCCGAAAAAATGGGCGCCGACCTGGACGAGTGCGTGGATCCTCCTGAATATTTCACCAACGCCCGCCGATTTTTCGAGCGCAAGATCAAGTATTGGCAAACCCGGCCCATGCCGGAAGATCCCCGGGCAATCGTCTCTCCGGCGGACGCCCGGGTGATCGTGGGCTCCCTGGAGGAGCACTCCCACCTGTACCTTAAAGAGTCCCTGTTCGGGTTTGAAGACTTGCTGGGATTGGACAAGCCGGAATGGCTCAAGGCCTTTCAGGGCGGGGATTTCGCCGTATTTCGCCTGACCCCGGACAAATACCATTACAACCATTCCCCTGCGGCGGGCGAGGTGGTGGACATATACGAAATTCACGGCGCCTATCATTCCTGCAATCCCGGCGCGGTGATCATGGAAGCCACGCCGTATTCCAAGAACAAACGGGCGGTGACGATCATCGACACGGACGTCCCCGGCGGAACTCAGGTCGGCCTGGTCGCCATGATCGAGGTGGCCGCCATGATGATAGGCGACATTGTTCAGTGCTACAGCAGCGGGGAGTACGATTCTCCCCAGGAGGTTGAGCAAGGCTTGTTCCTGGAAAGGGGACAACCCAAAAGCCTGTACCGGCCGGGAAGCTCCACGGACGTGATTCTGTTTCAAAAGGGCCGCATGCAGTTTTGTGGGGATTTGCTGCAAAACACCTTGAGGACGGATGTGCAAAGCCGGTTTTCCCAGGGCTTTGGAAGAGCCATGGTGGAGACCGAGGTTTTGGTCCGCGAGCAGATTGGCTGCGCAGCCTCCTGATAGAAAAAATGTCACACTGAATCGGAAAGGATAAATATAATGGCGCAATACGCCGATTACATTTTCGTGGCCTGTCTGGCGGCCGTGCTTGGCGCGGTCCTGGCCTGGGGATTCAAAACCCTGCCTGACGCTTCCTGGCAGTTCGTGGCCTCGGCGCCCAAAAAACGCAGCGCCGACGGCAAAAGCTGGGAGGCTGTGAACTTCACCTATTACGGCTTGATCATCGCATGCTCCAGCGCATTCAGCGTGACCCTGGCCGTATTCCTGCTTGGGGCGGCTTCCGTGCCCGTCTGGTCCTCTTTGGCCGTCACCCTGGCTTTGATGATTATCTGCATCCCTTCGTCCAAAATTCTGGCCCGCATCGTGGAAAAGAAAAAGCATACCTTCACCGTGGGCGGGGCCCTGTTCATCGGTGTGCTGACCATGCCCTGGATCGTCTGGGGATTAAAGCTGGCCGCCGGAGAAGGCTCCGGCATTCAGGTCCTGCCCGTTTGCGCGGCCATGGCAATAGCCTACGGATTCGGCGAGGGCTTGGGCAGGCTGGCCTGCATCAGCTTCGGCTGCTGCTACGGCAAGCCGTTTTCCCAGGTGCATCCCGTGCTGCAAAAGCTCCTGAACGGCAAGGGCTTTGTGTTCACGGGCGAAACCAAGAAAATCTCCTACGCCTCGGGCCTGGACGGCCAAAAGGTCTTTCCGATTCAAGCCCTGACCGCCGTCATATATTGCGCCAGCGCCCTGCTGAGCACCCTGCTTTTCCTGAGCGGGCATTTCGGGCTGGCCTTGCTGCAGGTTTTGATGGTCACCCAGGTATGGCGGTTTTTTTCAGAAATGCTTCGGGACGATTACCGGGGGGAGGGAAAAATATCCGCCTACCAGATTATGATGATCGTCGCCATATTGTATACGGCGCTGCTGCCCATGGTATTCCCCATGGGAGAGGCCTTGAAGCCCGCCCTGGCCCTGGGCTGGAAGGCTGTCTGGTCTCCCGTCGTAATATTATCCGTCCAGGCCTTATGGGCGGCCCTGTTTGTTTACTACGGCAAAAGCACCGTGACCGGCGGCGCCATATCCTTTCATGTAGTGAAGGGTCGCATATAACGCTGGGTCCCGGCTTGGCGACGATCCTGAAACGCGGATCGCCCTTGCCGGGATGACGGCCTTTTGCGCCTGCCGAAAGTCCCGAGGACGCTTGCCGCCCTTCCGTCAGGGCAAGTGAGCATCCAAGACCTTTTGGCGGTTAAAGCCTCCGCTTTCCGTCATCCCCATGGAGGGAGGCGGCGGGATGATTGCTTTTTTCATTCATCCGGACGCACTCCCGGAAACGGGGACCCAGTCCTTGTGGAAAGGAGGCTGGGTATGGATATAAAGTCATGAAAGTGAATGAGCAAATTACTCGAATGACCGCAACTTGGTATTACTCCTCCAGGATAAAGCCATTTTTCCCGGCTTTTTGGATCTTCCACCGGCGGGCGGCCAGAGCGTCCAAAAAGCGCTTGTCGTGGCTGACTGGCATCAGAGCGCAGGGCAGCCGGCCAGGGCCTGGTCCGGCGCGTTGACACACTGTTGTAAATGGGCTGGACTTTTTCGCGGAACGGGTGATAATAATGCCATTGTTTATCCACCCCCTTTTTTAAGCCCTTTTGTTCCATTATAGATTCCTTGGAGAAGAAAATGACCATGAAATCCCCCGCTGAATTATTTGACCTGACTGGAAAAACCGCCGTAATCACCGGCGCCTCCTCCGGGCTTGGCGTGGCCTTCGCCCAGGGCCTAGCCGCCGCCGGCGCCAACGTGGTTTTGGCAGCTCGCAGAACCGACCGCTTAAAGGATCTGGCCGCTAACCTGGAGAAAACCGGTGTGGGCGCCGAACCCGTCACCTGCGACGTCACCTTGGAAAATGACGTGGACAACATGGTAAAGGCGACCACGGACCGCTTCGGCCGTCTGGACATCCTGGTGAACAACGCGGGCGTAGCAATTCCGCACCCTGCGGAAACCGAGCCTTACGAGAGCTTTAAGATGGTCATGGACATCAACGTGAACGCCCAGTTTCTTTGCTCCCAGAGGTGCGGCAGAATCATGCTCGAAGCCCGCAGCGGAAGCATTATCAATATAGCCTCCATGCTGGGCCTGGTAGGGCTTGGGTCCATCCCCCAGGCGTCCTACAACGCATCCAAGGCCGCTATGATCAACATGACCCGGGAACTGGCCGCCCAGTGGTCCAAACGGGGCGTGCGCGTAAACGCCATTGCTCCGGGTTGGTTCCCCAGCGAAATGACCACCGACATGTTCGGCGACGAAAGATCCGAGGCCTTCATGGAAAAACGCTCCCTGCTCAGGCGCGGAGGCCGCACCGAGGAATTGATCGGCGCCTTGCTGCTGCTGGCCTCCGAGGCGGGCAGCTACATCACCGGCCAGACCATTGTGGTGGACGGCGGGTGGACAGCTATTTAGGAATTTCCTAAAAAACACAGAGAGCCGTATCGCTTGTGCGATACGGCTCTCATATTTGGCATGCGGAAAGGCCTATGACGGCCCGTTGTTATTACTGCAACTGCTGAAGAACGAACAGGGCGTCGCGCATGTCGGCGGCGCCGTCGTTGTTGGCGTCGCCGGACAGGTTGATGCCCGAGGCCGGATCATAGCCGGAGACGACCTGCACGGCCAGGATGGCGTCTTCCAGGGTCACCAGGGAGTCTCCGTTCAGGTCTCCCGGGATTTCCTCCACGGTTACGTCGGCAGTATCCGGCTCTCTTTCCGTTTCCAGGTCGTCAGTCACCGTCACGGTGAACGTTCCCTGGTCCCCCAGGGACGTCGCCCGGCACTGGCTTCCCGATTCGGATAGGCTGGCCAGGGTTTCGTTGGAAAGGGTCCAGGAATAAAAACCGCTGCCGCCTTCCACCTTCAGGTCCAGATGTCCGTTTTTCTGCATTACGTACGGCCCTGGCGGATAAATGCCGAAAAGGTTGGAAACCACATTGACTCCCACGGAGTTGGACTCCAGGCCGATAAACACCGCATCCACAGCCTTGAGATTCACCGTCCCGGCGGTGAGGCCGGAAACGGTTCCCTGGGCGTTTACTGAGGCCGCGGCGCCGTTATCCGACGAGAAAGTATAGGAGCCGGAGCCGCCCGAGACCGTCAGATCCATGGCCTGGCCCACCGCCAGGTCCGCCGATGGGGCTGAAAGCGCGATGGGGGCGACGTCCTTGACCAGGGGATTCATGCCTCTGGCGATTTCCTCGCCGTCCGGGGCCAGGTCGCCGTCCGTATCGTTCAGCGTGGGGTTGGTCCCCAGCACGGCTTCTTCGGCGTTGGTGAGGCCGTCGTTATCCGGATCGTCGGCCCCGGCCTGAGCCAGGGAGTTGAAATACAAGCGTTCCCAGGCGTCGTTCAATCCGTCCTGATCGTCCAGGATGACCGGGCCGAAAGGCGCCACCAGCTTGCGTTCCAGACCGCCGGCCGTAACCGGGGCGACGGCGTAATAAATGGGCTCGCCGAACTTGGCTTGTGAGTCTGTGTAGGTCTTTGCCTGCTGGCTGGCCAGGGGAGTCATGCCGTCCACCGTGAAAAAGGGCTGAGCCGCGGAATAGACCTTATAGCTGGCTGCAAGGCCGTCGCTGTAGGAGGACCAATCCAGGGCCGCCGAGGGCGCGCCGC is a genomic window containing:
- a CDS encoding GAF domain-containing protein, encoding MEKAAPKEYDAYIKGLMDISRAITSELFLEDILKLIVLVTAKVTGVDICSLWLVEEGKNPNKKVIRLAATQAMDPDYVIDRTLCMGEGVVGHVAQTNTALILEKVLDDPRFKEKEMARKLELVSMASVPMTIGGEEVIGVLNCFTCNPHNFPETEINLIRTVANQASLAIHNARLMVRTKVIEQELATRKVIERAKEIVMARKGLTGDKAFRWIQKKSMDNRKTMKEIAEAIILSEDM
- a CDS encoding SDR family NAD(P)-dependent oxidoreductase, whose protein sequence is MTMKSPAELFDLTGKTAVITGASSGLGVAFAQGLAAAGANVVLAARRTDRLKDLAANLEKTGVGAEPVTCDVTLENDVDNMVKATTDRFGRLDILVNNAGVAIPHPAETEPYESFKMVMDINVNAQFLCSQRCGRIMLEARSGSIINIASMLGLVGLGSIPQASYNASKAAMINMTRELAAQWSKRGVRVNAIAPGWFPSEMTTDMFGDERSEAFMEKRSLLRRGGRTEELIGALLLLASEAGSYITGQTIVVDGGWTAI
- a CDS encoding prolipoprotein diacylglyceryl transferase family protein, whose translation is MAQYADYIFVACLAAVLGAVLAWGFKTLPDASWQFVASAPKKRSADGKSWEAVNFTYYGLIIACSSAFSVTLAVFLLGAASVPVWSSLAVTLALMIICIPSSKILARIVEKKKHTFTVGGALFIGVLTMPWIVWGLKLAAGEGSGIQVLPVCAAMAIAYGFGEGLGRLACISFGCCYGKPFSQVHPVLQKLLNGKGFVFTGETKKISYASGLDGQKVFPIQALTAVIYCASALLSTLLFLSGHFGLALLQVLMVTQVWRFFSEMLRDDYRGEGKISAYQIMMIVAILYTALLPMVFPMGEALKPALALGWKAVWSPVVILSVQALWAALFVYYGKSTVTGGAISFHVVKGRI
- a CDS encoding phosphatidylserine decarboxylase, producing MNLMKKAWSGSFPHQYIQRKTGGIKDEALVGDLAVLGLYSTAREKAGWLFNALTSARASRVLGFCNYDLPILNPGRNVRVLAEKMGADLDECVDPPEYFTNARRFFERKIKYWQTRPMPEDPRAIVSPADARVIVGSLEEHSHLYLKESLFGFEDLLGLDKPEWLKAFQGGDFAVFRLTPDKYHYNHSPAAGEVVDIYEIHGAYHSCNPGAVIMEATPYSKNKRAVTIIDTDVPGGTQVGLVAMIEVAAMMIGDIVQCYSSGEYDSPQEVEQGLFLERGQPKSLYRPGSSTDVILFQKGRMQFCGDLLQNTLRTDVQSRFSQGFGRAMVETEVLVREQIGCAAS